The Cylindrospermum stagnale PCC 7417 genome segment TAAAACTTGACTCACCAGCGAGGTAAAATTATTTGGAGCCCCCTAAATCAACCGAGAAAAAATGAAGCCTACTATCAATCTTTGCCAAATTGGCCGCTGTCTTTGTAGCCAAACAGACTTTAGTCGCCGACACTTTCTGAAATCTCTCCTCCCCGGAGCAGTAGCCTTAACTGTTCTGCAATCAGCCGCACCGGCTAAAGCCGCAACTCATCAAGCGAAAGCTTTAGTGCTCAGTTGTATCGACTTTCGGTTTATGACAGCCGAGCGGCGGTTTCTAGCGGATAAAAATTTACGTGAGGAGTATGACTGGACAGCTTTAGCAGGTGCTTCCCTGGCTGTAACTGGGTTTCCTCATCCATCTGATGCCGAAGCGTTTTGGGATCAGCTAGATATATCTTATCAACTTCATCATATTAATAA includes the following:
- a CDS encoding carbonic anhydrase; translation: MKPTINLCQIGRCLCSQTDFSRRHFLKSLLPGAVALTVLQSAAPAKAATHQAKALVLSCIDFRFMTAERRFLADKNLREEYDWTALAGASLAVTGFPHPSDAEAFWDQLDISYQLHHINKVIILDHQDCGAYAMMIDANLSKNPERELQVHTDYLNRAYWSIRDRYPNLEVELYFAPLNQTQFQAILPKPKNYSSPV